From Anaerolineae bacterium:
GAGCTGGCTGTCGGCACCGGTGCCCGCTGGGCCCGGGTCCCTCTGCGCTGGCGAACCATCGAACCCCGTCGGGCGAACCCGCCGGCCTACCGCTTCGGCACATACGACAAGCTCCTCAGCGCCCTGCGCCAACATGGCTTTCAGATCATCCTGACCGTGCGCGACAATCCGACCTGGGCCGCAGACACGCCCTGCGGCCCGCTGAACGCCGCCGGCCAGGAAGCCTTCCTGCGCTTTCTGGAAGAGGCTGTCTCCCGCTACCGCCAAGCCCCCTACCAGGTCCAGCACTGGGAGCTGTATAACGAGCCGGACAACACCGATGCCGAGACCTACGGCGCCCAAGGAGGATGCTGGGGGAACGCGCCGGCCGCCTATGCCGAACTCCTGCGCCAGGCCTACCCGGCCATCAAAAAGGCCAACCCGGAGGCCGTGGTCATATTTGGCGGCCTGGCGCTGGAACAGATCGAGGGTAATCCCTTCAACGTGCATTTCCTCGAGCAGGTGCTGGACGCCGGCGCCGGCGCCTATTTCGACTGGGCCAACTTTCATTACTACCCCGCATTTTCCTACCGCTGGGACCGGTTCGGGCGCGGCATCCAGGGGAAGGCCGCCTATCTTCAGGGCATTTTGACGAAGGCAGGGGCGGAGAAGCCCATCATATGCAGTGAGGTAGGACAGCCCACCGCCGGCCCCGCGGCCGAAGGGTATTCGGACCAGAAGACCGCCGATGAGATGGTGCGCTCCTATGCACGCGCCGCCTGGGCCGGCTTGCCGGCCGCCGTATGGCACAAACTGCAGGACCGCCCAGACGATGTGCGATTATATGGCCTGGTGGACGCCGGCGGCGCGCCCAAGCCGGCCTACCGCACCTTTCAGCTCCTGGCACAACATCTATCGCGCGCCTATTTCCGGGGAGAGCTGAGCGTGCCGGCGGCCGGCCCGCTGGAGGCATATGAGTTTGACTATAAGGGGGAGGGTTTCACCCACCTGGTGATCGCGTGGCGGAATGGGGAGGGGCCAGTGGTACCCCTGCGCATATCCGCCCCCCGCGCCATGGTATATCGCTCCAACGGGGAAGGGGCAGAAGTTCACGCTGATGGATCGGGCGGCACTGCTTCCCCTGGTGAAGATATAACGATCCAGGTTGACTCTCACCCCCTGATCCTTCTAT
This genomic window contains:
- a CDS encoding cellulase family glycosylhydrolase produces the protein MTCVLFLLSACAPRPAPPAPAAASPTPPSVPAGAVLGIELTSERDEGQVELAVGTGARWARVPLRWRTIEPRRANPPAYRFGTYDKLLSALRQHGFQIILTVRDNPTWAADTPCGPLNAAGQEAFLRFLEEAVSRYRQAPYQVQHWELYNEPDNTDAETYGAQGGCWGNAPAAYAELLRQAYPAIKKANPEAVVIFGGLALEQIEGNPFNVHFLEQVLDAGAGAYFDWANFHYYPAFSYRWDRFGRGIQGKAAYLQGILTKAGAEKPIICSEVGQPTAGPAAEGYSDQKTADEMVRSYARAAWAGLPAAVWHKLQDRPDDVRLYGLVDAGGAPKPAYRTFQLLAQHLSRAYFRGELSVPAAGPLEAYEFDYKGEGFTHLVIAWRNGEGPVVPLRISAPRAMVYRSNGEGAEVHADGSGGTASPGEDITIQVDSHPLILLY